TTTGCCGAGCCCTTGAAGAACGCAAACATAGCTGTCAAAGTCCATACATTTAACGATTTTACTGAAACTGTACCCTAAGAATTGATGCTGGCCGTTGTAAGCATAAACTAAACGAATTTATCTTCACGTAAAGTAGACAATACTACAAGCGCTATCATAAAAACAACTAATAGCAGCTTTTCATAGGTGATAAAGATGATTACTATAGGTCACTCATTCGTAGGATTTTGGCCTGTATGGCTCTTCGATGTATTTTACCTCTTCATCGGTGAGTTTGAAAGTCAAGGCTTGAACGGCTTCATCAACCCTGGCGGTTGAGCTCATGCCAACAATGGGGTGGCACCCCTTATGTAAGACCCACGCATTTGAAGCCACCACCATACTGACATTTCTCCTATtggcaacttcttcaacacGGTTAATGATTTCCATGCCAGCATTGGTCAGTTTCTGAAAACGCGGATCAGAAGATGACCGTTCTGTAGCAACGCCTACAGGCCTTGTCAACAATCCTCTAGCATTTGGAGACCATGGAATCAAACCAATCCCGTGACGCTTAGCGTATGGAATAAGCTCCCTCTCATCTTCACGGTACAATAAATTATACTGTGATTGACTACTAATAAACTTGAACCAACCATTCCTTTCGACAGTAAATTGCAAGTCAGAAAACTCTGTTGCTAACATCGAAGAAGCACCAATGTACCTAGCATGCCcgctttcaacaacatcgTTCAAAGCCCTCATTGTCTCTTCCATTGTGGTTTCTGAATCAAACCTATGAATTTGAAGGACATCTATATACGTGCCCAACCTTTCCACAGATTTTGCTACGCCGTCAATTATATGCTTCCGGGAAAGGCCTCTTTGATTGGTTAGAGTAAGGGCAGTGACCTCATCTACG
Above is a genomic segment from Lachancea thermotolerans CBS 6340 chromosome A complete sequence containing:
- a CDS encoding aldo-keto reductase superfamily protein (highly similar to uniprot|Q02895 Saccharomyces cerevisiae YPL088W Putative aryl alcohol dehydrogenase transcription is activated by paralogous transcription factors Yrm1p and Yrr1p along with genes involved in multidrug resistance); the encoded protein is MPIVQQVRLGSSGLKISPIIVGCMSFGSKSWAPWLLDDKEEIFKILKYCYDNGLRTFDTADIYSNGLSERLIGEFLRNYNINRETVVILSKVNFPVDESLDLSVKSIFNVDEVTALTLTNQRGLSRKHIIDGVAKSVERLGTYIDVLQIHRFDSETTMEETMRALNDVVESGHARYIGASSMLATEFSDLQFTVERNGWFKFISSQSQYNLLYREDERELIPYAKRHGIGLIPWSPNARGLLTRPVGVATERSSSDPRFQKLTNAGMEIINRVEEVANRRNVSMVVASNAWVLHKGCHPIVGMSSTARVDEAVQALTFKLTDEEVKYIEEPYRPKSYE